Genomic segment of Methanocorpusculum sp.:
CCGGAAAGGTGACCTTTCACTTCAGTACCGCAAAGCAGAACGAAACGGATGTTCGGGTTAGAGATGACGTTTGCGACGACCTTCTCGATACCGAGGTTTTCAGTCTTACAGGAACCTGCAAGAGCTGCACCTGCAGCACAGAGTCCGGCCTCATCAAGGTGGGAACCCATAGTGATGACAGCGACTGGGCTGTTTGCATCGCCAGTTTGGTAATCACCCTGAATGATTGGCCATCCGCTAGCCGGGGATTTCTTGTCTGCCATTTTAGATACCTCCGAAGTAGAGGGCAAATGCAAGGACGAAGGCCACAAACAGGCCTACCGCAAGACCATACCAGAGAGAGGTAACCATACCTGCTTTCATGAGGGTCTTTTCTCGGCCGGGGAAACTGTTTAAGAAGTTGCCTTCACCCGAAAGCATGCCGACAAGATCTTCGGCAATCATTTCGAGTTCTGCTACCTGATCGATGACCGGTTGATAGGAAATACCGGCTGTCGTTACGATACCTGTTATGGGGTCAGCTACGAGGCCAAATTCCGGTAATACTAATACATATCCCATTTTTGTTTCCTCCTAACTTACTCCTCCTTATCGGAGAACGGCTTGGCATCAAGCCAGGCTGCTGCGTCGCGTTTGGATAAAGCGACATATTTGACATAGGACACTGCCCATCCAATGATTGCTACGACAAATGAGATCCATGCTGCTGCCAATGAGACAAAGACAAAGGAGATCACTGCCATGATGATCATGGAAAGGAAACCACACTCGATAGCGAGCATGTTGGTTCTGTCCTGTTTCTCGCCTGGACCGAGACACGCGTTGAACGGGTGCTGGAGAGCGATCGCACCGAGCATGAATGAAACTGCAATTACACCTGCACCAAGATAGGATGCATTGTAGACAGAAACACCAAGTATCTCGATGGTGGCGATTCCAGTAAAGCTAACGGTTCCGGTTGCAACAACGCCAAGACCCATAAGAGCAAGGGCGCCGACTGCGGCGAGTTCTGCGATACTTCTGGTCATCACCGGGATCTTCATGTTCAGAACGGAGTTTGAGATCCATCCAAGGAAGAGACCAACGATGAGAGCAATTACTAATGCTGCCACCGGTACGATCCAGATGCTGAATCCGGCAAGGGCTGACGCAAAGAGCAGGGCAATTAAACCAGACCCGAATGCGAGCATACCTGCGGACGGAACACCAGTTCCGATACCATAGCTGCACAACTTTTTGATTGTGCTGTTACCCCAGATCAGGGCGCCGACAGCTGCAATTCCACCAAAGAATGCAAGATAGTCAACACCGATTACTGTACCGATGATAGCGATGTAAAGGGATACCAGTGAAATGACGGCTCCGATGGCCATAACTTTGTTATGCGGAATTCCGTCGTGGGATGCTTCAACTTTTACTGACATTTTTTACACCTCAGAATAATGCCACCACAAGCATTGCAACAAGACCGCAAACAGCTGATGCTAAGATTGCGGCGACAATTGCACGGGGGAAACGCTTGAACTTCGGGTCGTGCGGGCCTTCAATGGTTCCGGTAATGTTGTATGCAGAAAGTACTGCGATAACAAGGAACATTCCGATTGCAAAGATGCCTGCGAGACCTACAGAGAGCATGTTGATATCTGCTGCACCAACAAATCCAAGTGCCGGAAGACCGACATTGTAGAAGTCGAGAAGTTGAATGTAGATAAGTGTTCCACCAAGACCGCCGAAGAGACCACCGATGACACCGCCAACATAAGAGATGAACGGTAAACCGTGACCTTCGGTTCCCTGGGATTTGTATGCTGCCTGTAAGTCACCGGTAATTGGGTCTTTAAGGACCTTACCCGATGCTGCGGGGATACCCATGCCGAAGACATAGGAGATGTTCACCATAAGACAGGTGATTGCCATCATTAATGCGCCGCCGATCGCGCCACTGGCGAGTGCGACTCCAA
This window contains:
- the mtrB gene encoding tetrahydromethanopterin S-methyltransferase subunit MtrB, with product MGYVLVLPEFGLVADPITGIVTTAGISYQPVIDQVAELEMIAEDLVGMLSGEGNFLNSFPGREKTLMKAGMVTSLWYGLAVGLFVAFVLAFALYFGGI
- the mtrC gene encoding tetrahydromethanopterin S-methyltransferase subunit MtrC, giving the protein MSVKVEASHDGIPHNKVMAIGAVISLVSLYIAIIGTVIGVDYLAFFGGIAAVGALIWGNSTIKKLCSYGIGTGVPSAGMLAFGSGLIALLFASALAGFSIWIVPVAALVIALIVGLFLGWISNSVLNMKIPVMTRSIAELAAVGALALMGLGVVATGTVSFTGIATIEILGVSVYNASYLGAGVIAVSFMLGAIALQHPFNACLGPGEKQDRTNMLAIECGFLSMIIMAVISFVFVSLAAAWISFVVAIIGWAVSYVKYVALSKRDAAAWLDAKPFSDKEE
- the mtrD gene encoding tetrahydromethanopterin S-methyltransferase subunit D — translated: MSAIAAKPGANAGSFQPIPSVIAIVIAIILVVVAYFLGSSGILAGGAQFVLQTFCLIILGAALIAFGVHFVPVGGAPAAMGQAPGIATGVAMLATGAGLAGLFGGAWAAELGLGVALASGAIGGALMMAITCLMVNISYVFGMGIPAASGKVLKDPITGDLQAAYKSQGTEGHGLPFISYVGGVIGGLFGGLGGTLIYIQLLDFYNVGLPALGFVGAADINMLSVGLAGIFAIGMFLVIAVLSAYNITGTIEGPHDPKFKRFPRAIVAAILASAVCGLVAMLVVALF